The nucleotide sequence GTATCTCTAGGGTGTGCCATCAACTTGTGTCTGGAGGTCCCCATCAGTCCTGGTCCCCCACTGTGCAGGGACTTGCCAGACAACTCTGTAAGTGAATGCGGCTGGCTTGCTTCCTGCACAGCTGGGTGGCTGGAGGTGTTGCTGTGCGGGGGATAACACTAAGGCTGCTgcacatggtctgcatatatgctGTGTAGACCATCCATAGTGGATTCAGAATCAGCCGTATGATTGAGAACTTAGAAATCTTACACCCTGCAGATAAAAGCCGCATAGAAACTGTGGCAGGCTTTACAGATAAGATGTCAATGGGAAAGTAAATAGTCACTTTGGATGTCTGATAGTTTGTATGTTATGGCGCATCAAGTCCACAACAGGTCTAGACTTAAGAACAGCCTCTCATGATTGTTGGGGTACCAGAGGTTGGCTGATCAGAGCTATTCCCTAACTTGGggcgctccagctgttgctaaacaaCGATCATGCGGAGGCTGtgaggcctgatgggagttgggGTTTTGCAAGTACTAGAGAGCCACAAGTTGTGTTGGGGGGCAGTTTTCATGGCTcttcagctcccatcatgcccaagttggcatcatgggagttgtagttcgggGTTCTGGATTAGAGAGCTGGTATCTTAGTGATGGAATACCCACAAATTATACTGTACCTCTACTCCAGGGCTGCACCTGACTTATGGCCCTCCTGCATAAAACTACAGctgaactcccatcatgccctgacagctgaaggaCAGTGTTGCTGTAACTGAacaagggatgatgggagttgtagttcaaaaACAGCTGTAAGAACACTGGCATAGAGGGGTTGTATAACCTAGGGTTTGCTATTATAATAGAGGGCAtaacattagggccctattacatggagctataATAGGCCTGATTTGgtcaattatcactccgtgtgctagagacaatgatcagccgataaagcaatcattggctgatcgtttctttaggtccagactagagatgagcgaacaatctgcatttgattagctggggctgctgaacttggataaagctctaaggttgtctggaaaacatggatacagccaatgactatatccatgatttccacatagtcttagggctttatccaacttcagcagccaccgctaatgaaatgccgaaagttcggatggactcgagcatgctcgaggttcgctcatctctagtccagacCTAAATTTCCTTCCCGCCAACCGTGCATTGCTATGTGAAATAGTGATGGCGGCAGACGGCTGAGGATTGAACAATGGGGtaatatattacctgtccacattctGTTATCCAGCGCTCTGAGctgactggccgcttagccaatcactggccaatgtGGTGACCATGCAAGCCCTTGATAAACTATTAGGCTGTATAATAGGATCCTTAGTCTATAAGAGGTTTGGTTGACATGGATGGGGCTGAATCTAAAATATGTGGAGTGAAGGATTGCAGGGGTCTCTGGTGTAATCCATAGGCTGCCCATAGGAGCAGACGAAGAGTCTGAGGTCTTTGaatgagacaatgggggagatttatcaaacatggtgtaaagtgaaacttacttgcccctagcaaccaatcagattccacctttcattttccaaatagtctgaggaatgaaaggtggaatctgattggttgctaggggcaactgagctagtttcactttacacaatgtttgataaatctccccctctgtctcCTCCATTAAAATGGCTGAGGCTTGTATGCAGTGTTGCGAGTGCTGTGGAGCTGCTACAACCCAGTTTTTctgcatttatttatttctgaGTTTTGTACTATCTGCCATGTGTATATTGTGCTTTCCTTAACCACCATGCCTTCAGAGTGTCCATCGACTAGCGGGAAACCCAACCATGCTGACATCCTCCTGCTCAACCTGCAGTATGTGTCTGACGTAGAGGTGCTGAACGACCGCACACAGACCCCTCCGCCTCTAGCTTCCCTTAACATTAGCAAGGTATGTAGTTAGCAGAATGGTGCTTGTGCACACAGACTTTTCACTCATCTAATAGGACTGTGTATTACACTTTCCCAGGTGTAAGTGATGTAAATTTCCTCTCCCCTTTGGTCTGTGGAGCATAGTTAAATCATATCTGGAGAATGTAagccaggggtctcaaactcgcggctctccagctgttgcaaaaccacaattcccatcatgcctggacagccaaagcttcactttggctgtccaggcatgatgggaattgtagttttgcaacagctggagggccgtgagtttgagacccctgcttctAAGCAGTCTAGCTGCAGTTGACTGATCTGTTTGGAAGTGTTCACACATTCTACATTCAAATCCATTGTGAGCCACTGGGGTTACTGCAACTTCACCTCTGAGGTGGAAAAAAACTTGTGTAATATGATGCTGGTGCTTAGGTTTTATTTAATACAGTAAATTCTCTTAATCTGCGACATATGTCTGTAGAAATCAATGTCCTCACACCTAGGTCTTGGGTGTTACATGTATTCAGAAGACTCCTAGgcgccctattacactgagcgttaATTGGCCAAATCGTCCCGATTCATCCGATTGCTCCGTGcagtagagacaacgatcagccgatgaaatgttaatctgctgatcgtttctttaggcccagacctaaaatcatggaCCACTGACTGCACATTGcgtcatgtaatagtgatgcacggctgacGATCTGGTATGTTTACAATATTGGGCACTCATCGGCCCCTGTAATAGGATCTGTGCAGGGAGCAGCTTGTACCAAGCTGCCTAACtatacatatatgaatatgcatagtgggcgagCCAGGAGGACAGGCTAGGCGGGCCGAGCGGGTGCTCTGCGCAGACGGGATGTGCTTGGAACAGCCTAATTGGCATATCGGGAATTATCAAAAATCTGCACAGTACCGGACCCCACAGTAGTATGAAGAATGGCACTGAGGTACCATGGTTAGCGGCTGgcggatatcagcaggttcactggcccgaacttGCTGATGGTGCCGCTTTAAGCTGTGCCATCTGAACGTTGATGTAAATCTAACACGATACTTCTGCCTCAAGAATGTTTGTTCCTTGTTCTGCAGCTGGCAAGCAGAGCTCGATTGGAGAAGGAAGAGAAGATGAGCCAGGCTTATGCCATCAGCGCTGGAGTCTCGGTGGATGGACAGCAGCTATTCCAGACTATTCATAAGACGTAAGTTGTCTACAAATCAGAAGAGAATTATAAAACAATACAAATGTAAATGTTATATGCGGTAGTGTTTTGCTTTTTCACAATTTTCTGTGCCCCCACTCAAAGACTCCATACCATCTAATATCCCCTTGGATGGAGCTGTGTGGTGGCTTATTGTTTACAGGACATCAGTGTTGTGATCTTTTGCAAAaatcctgaatttttttttttaaccattagtCTACATTCACCTGATCTATAGTGAGACAGCCCTACGGACAGCTGCAATCCACTAACCCAGTCATTAGACAATAGTGATCCCAGTTGCAACAATTGTAGTCCAtgctcagactttttttttttctcctgccaAATGTCACTGCCCTGCAACATGCAGACATGTAATGGGTCATTTAAACtaatgggtctgtagtctgttcGCACATCTGGACAGAAGTATGAGACGTTTGAACGAGGCTTTTAGAGTGCATTTACTCTAATATGATGGGCTTCTGCAAGTGATGGCATAGACTTCCGTGTCTGCACCTTTAATAGTCTAATACTACAGCTGGACACGCAATATAAGACACAGGGCTGGAAGGGTAATTCCTATGTGTCTGTAATGTCCCTGAGGTATTCTGTATTTGTACATGAACATTGTCCATTTTTCTCTTACAGGATAAAGGACTGTAAATGGCAAGAGAAAAATATAATAGTTATGGAAGAGGTAGTTATCTCTCCTCCCTACCAAGTGGAGCACTGCAAAGGAAAGGAAGGCAGCGCACTAAGCCATGTTCGCAAAATAGTAAGTCATCATCCCTTTGTGCGTGTATGTTTGTACATTCAAAAGTACTGTATTCACTGCAGATTTgaaatgtaaaatttaaaaaatgtatatagtgCATGAACATTTAAGGGTACCTCTTCCTTTCATGCTGGTCTGAGGCTTTGCACCCAGTTATCTATCACACATTGGTGGCCTATTcctagggtctatttacacacagattatttgacagatttttgcagccaaagccaggaatggactataaacagggaacaggtcataaaggaaagacagatttttttttttttttttttttttcttcaaatcaatttctggttttggctgcaaaaatctggcagataatctgtgggtAAACTGACCCATAGGGAACTCCTTCCTGGACAAGTTGTGCGACAGGCATATGATGCGTCATCCCTAGGCACAGTATCCCACATCTCACTGTCACTTTTATTCTAATTTGTATCTTTTCTATTTAGGTTGAAAAACACTTTAGAGATTTGGAAAATCAGAAGGGGCTGCAGAGAAACGCAATCCAACCATCACAGAAGGAAACCAGCACGTCCTCCTGAGCCCTCAGCCACGTCGGCCTGGCTGCCCCTGAGCTGCCTGCTCTTTATTCCACTATGGTGGGATCCGTGCGAAGAGCTCCAGAGGAAGGGGTGGTCGACATAGGGGGTGGGGGCAAGCAGGGGGGGTGGAATGGGGTGGTATGGGTAGCTTTTATTTCCGGACTAGTCCCTCTCAACCCCTTCCTACAATGGCCTCTTTATTCCTGGATTTTGTATTGAGGGGGTTGAGGGGATGCAGAGCTATAgagaaccccttaaggaccccaattttttttccaccctcaaattttttttttttccatttgccaGTCCGGCTCCAATTCAGAATCTTCCCGAGGTCGCATTTCTCCCACAGCAGTCTTGTTCTCCCCAATAATATtaataacttcttttttttatttgtctttaTTTGTGTTACATTTCTCCTCTCTATCCTGTTGCTGGGGGAAATCTTCAACCCTTTCTCAGCCACTGGGACAGGGCAGTGCGTGGCATAGCTCCCTCTGGCCGGGAAAGGGTTATAAAATTGCCTGTAAAAAGGAGAACAAAAAAcaaacttaaaaaacaaaaaaaaaaaatcaaaaacaaaaaaataaaaacaaaaaacaaaagttaACCTATTGTCTGCAAGATTTTATTGATAAGGGGGATGATGTACTGGGGGTGTTGGAGTGTTTTTATGCAGTTTACCACTTTGGAGCTCCAAATAACCATAAGTATTAGATTGCATGTGCAATGTGTCAGTGCTGCTATCAGTTAGGTCAAAGAAGCCAGCTACTTGTAaacacagtgccacccctgtccttaggttgtgtggggtattaaaGTTCGGCttgattcacttcaatagaaacgAGCTGCAAAAAGGTCAGGAGTGGTGCGGAtactggaagaaagctgccatgtttttgtaagcctgaacaacccctttaacacttgcaATGTCTCAACAAAATTAATACAAATGACagacatgttgcaaaactacaattgccatcatctGGACGGCTGCAGGTCTGACATGTGCTTTAAAGTATACTTGTGCTTTAAAGTATACTTGTCATAAAAAACCTTGTGTAAATTTTGATCAGCCTGGTCTGAGTGTCCAGATCCATTCCGATCTTGAGAATGAGCCGAGAGCTCGATAACTACATTCTTCTCCCACCTGTCACATGATTAGTCAAGCTTCTAATGtacgtctatggagcctgactccatATACTCCTACATGGCAGGTCATCCAGAGCAAGACACTGTTACCCCTTTCTAGCATGGCCAAGAGATGAGGATCTTAAGCAAAAGTAGTGGTAATGGGCCATCAGTGCCTAACCATTGTGCTGATGGGGTGAGAGCCCTTCACATTAGGTGTGTTTACATagatttctgacttttttttttttttttgttaagccaaagctataaacagggaacgggttatAAAGAAAAGACTAGTTATAGTAGAAGACTGCACTCCGGGcagtggtggtgctcgtggtaggaaaTGGTCCCAGTCAATATGGTAGATAAATCCTGGCACTCACGAATTAAATAATGCTGCTTTTATTAAAGTGAATCAAGCAGGTACATGAGAGGACGTCCTCTCATGTACCTGCTTGATTCACTTTAATAATAAAAGAAGCATTATTTAATTCGTGAGTGCTGGGATTTATCTACCATAAAGAAAACTGAGATTTTGCCTCTTAAAtacatccctggctttggcttcaaaagtctgtcaaATCTCAGGGTAAATGCACAATTAGATGGTGGTTGCTGTTGACTGTGGCctctaaaacttaaaggggtattctggatagGGAAACTTTTCTATTAAAATACACTGAAAGTTAAAAAGATCTGTCtaatgcatgggtctccaaactgcggccctccagctgttgtgaaaccaactcccatcatgcctggccagctaaagctttggatttggctgtccaagcatgatgggaaatgtagttttacaacagctggaggccacagtttggagacccatgctctaatgTATCAAGAAATCTGCAGTTCTGCTGCTCTGGTAGCTGTACCCTAAGAAAACAGACTTCTGTGTGATCCCTTCAGTCTGCCTTGAGTAACTTTTTAAGGATTTGAGTTATCTTCAGTAgcaaccattaaccccttaaggactgggcccattttcgtttttgcgttttcggtttttcctcgtttttaaaagaccatagcacttgcatttttccacctagaaacccacatgagcccttatttttgtcactaactgtactttgcaatgacaggctgaatttgtgtaaagtaccgtctttttttttttttttcttttttttttttttctttttttgtgtgggggggtgtatttGTTTTTACATCATTCGCCCTCGGGTaagactgacttgttatgcatgttcctcaagtcattatgattaaaacgatatataacatgcataacttatattgtatttgatggcctgtaaaaaaattaaccattaacaaatatacattccttaaaatcgctccgttcccaggcttatagcgcttttatccttttggtttatggggctgtgtgaggtgtcagtttttgcgccatgtttactttctatcggtaccttgattgtgcatatacaactttttgatcgctttttattatattttttctgaatttgatgcgacccaaaatgcgcaattttgcactttggtattttttttttttgcgcttacgccatttaccgtgcgagatcaggaatgtgatagtttgggcgattacgcacgcggtgatagcaaacatgtttatttacttttattaataacctgggaaaagggggtgattcagacttttattaggggcgggggctttttattgacaacactttgttttttgttttttttacacatatagaagccccctggggtacttctagtactgtgtatatacactctgatctcttattgagatctttgctgtatagatatacagcaaagatcagtgagatcggcactcgtttgctttcggctgctgcagccggaaacaaatgagtgccgagccgggacggcgccatcttggagcagtccccggccggcagcagtaatggagatcgctcctccggtataacgtcccggaggagcgatctccactagacaccagggaaatgctgcgtccggtaatctgatgcagctgtcatgtttgacagctgcatctgattactgtattagcgggcacggcaatcggaccgtgcccgctaatacctgcagtcccgggctacaagcggcacccgggactgccgcggttcattgcggggtcgccgcgcggctggtactggtacgtcatgaatccttaagaggttaaacacaaCGCCTTGTAGTGTGGACATGGCTCTTGTCCCTGCCCAATCTTGGCGTTTACACAGACATTTATCATTgaagccagtaacagactataaactgagaacaggttataaagggaagactgagatttctcccctcttcaaaaccattcctggctttagcttcaatctgtcagataaatctgtgtaaacacaccatatgaCAGGGAAGGGGTTGAGTTGAGGGATTAACTATACCCTTTTTCTTTTAGAATGCAACGACTTGCCTGATTCTCTGGGTTTAGAAAGTGGAGTGAGCACCATTATAGTGCCATTACATGGCAACTTTCTTGCAGAGATAGCACCACtctggtctccatttcaggtgtgatttgaccttaacctccattcacttcaatggaacggagttgctAAACCCCCCAAGAGTTGAGCTGTCTctggcagaaagtggccatgttcttctaagGCTGGAAAACCCATATAAAATGCCCTCATACTTTGGATCTCTGAAGGAGTCTTCTAATTATGATTGAAAGGCTTAGGCCAGGGGAACCCTGTGACcctcagctattgcaaaactaccattcccatcatgccaggacagttgaagctttggctgtccaggcatagtgggaattgtagttctccaATACCagcatggtgacaggttcccccattttcccccccccccccctgcctttggctgtgttcccacatgcgGTGGAGTGTATGCAGCTAAACGTACAACCTCTTCACCAATAGCAGTGGGATTGGcagcattgtgcagctattggtgaCTGCATACAAAGTATAGTTTCAACCACTGCGGCGACTGCAATGTGGCAATGTCTGTCACTTAACTGTGATGACCTGACTGACCTCTTGGCTACTCATCAATGTTCCTGTTAACCAGTCCCCATGGCCTCATTAAGTGTTGGAAAACCCCTTAACTTCATAGTGTTTCATATCCTAGGATTTATCATTACAATAAGAGGCAGAATACATGATTTGGTCTGATATGGGGGAGAGCTATCATACCTTGGGCAGATGCCCATAAAAGCCAGTCAAATTCAAATGTgcgtgcgttcacactacggaatctacACTGATAAGCTCAGTCGCATTCCATGCGCGAAGATCTtcctgtcccataggctccattctattcatGCGGATTGTGTTGTGTGAATCTGCTTTAAGTGTAAAGGTATTCTGAACTAGAATATGAAATTCCAATGAATTGCTATGGCATCTACTGCTAGAGGATTGTTTTCCTGCCGCTTGTCTCTGTGGCTGTATGGTCCTTGTACTGGAGATGGGATCTTGCTAGATAAGGTCTAATTCACAAGAAGTCTTTCGGCTATGTTATCTAATACCTAGATACTGCAGTGGTGTCTGCTCTTTATAGGAAAACCCTTCAGTCTAAGGAAGGAAGTATTGCCACAGTAGATGAATTGTTCTCACATTCAAAGGCATTATACCTTACTCAGAAGACCAGGAGCCTTGAACCACTAGGCCTGCCtgcacccgacaattataggttcaaacctatatcaacgattagcTGACTGTTGTATTTACTCCATggaccgataattggccgattattgctccgtgaaataggcccctaaGTGATCCACATATTCAATGAGGTCTTTAATTCCCCCACCAGTGCCTTTTGGTGCCCCAGTAATCTTAGGAGTTGACCACAGCTCCTCACTACAAATGACTGCCACGTTGTGCTAACCACAGGTgccctctttgttctcagagatgaCCTGTAAATTATTTTCACTGCATCTTCTTTGGATTGCATGTGACTGAAAAGTGTTGCAATGGTGGCATCTAGTGGCTGTTAGAGGTATAACTACCAATGATGCTCTGCTAGACTTTTCATTATTTTGCAATGTTGTACAATGAGATGTGGGGTGAAAATGTTGGTTGAAgtcacaccacacacacaaacacacacactgagaaACGGCAAGACTGAAATAGATGTTAAatgggttattcagtgctacaaaaacatggccacttgtctccagttgcggtgtggtttgcaattaagctccatttacttcaatggaacttaaggtgcgtttaaacgaaacaataattggcccgatcatacgttAACGATGTCAAAGTAATGattattttttcataacgatcagcatttagacagtacgatatatcgtacggaaaattcgttttgcgatcgcataAGCCTATCTCACttattggttaaatcggcaaaacgactgtttacacggaacgatttgcgaattttttgtgaacgactatttgagaacatgttaaaagatcaaaatgaacgatttctcatttgtcgtttgatcgttcgctgcatttacacgtacgattatcgttcgaatttgatcgttatcgcgcaaattcgcatgatgatcgttacgtgtaaacgcacctttagtttcaaaccccacccaatctggagacaaaagtggccatgtttttgtagcactggataacgccTTTTAACCTTTAAACTAAAAATGAAGCATTTATTtatggttttacataggactgcaggtaagcTAATCAAACATCTACTCATAATGAATAAATTATTTAGCTCTGCTGGCTTTTTTTGTAATCCTATATCCTATTGACATACTTTAGCCTATGTTCAAGCAACGTATTTTTTTAAGTACCTCCGTTGTTTGTAATTAAATCAACGGCCATTCTTCATAGAAAAATGTAATGTATTGAAATCAAAGCAAAAAATGTCTGTTCACACAGCCATACACTGTTTGGTATGGCCGTGGATTAATTGATACATCAACTATTTCTGGCCGTTGTGCATTGAAACAATGGCATGGTTTAacactcaaaaacaatggccattggagtgagtgccaaacaatggccattgtctgtacattgtgtgagcatatcCTTATAGAATAACTATGCACAAGCctgaaggacagaaatggctgcacatcgcacccttggctgacacgaaagcttgttcagctacattaaaaaccaacatcagaagttagtatataatttgatcaaaccatattgcctcatgtaccacgtgcaggtctctgatacacatgagtccctaaccaaacaacactgtgctggtcagcgaacaccagccccgcaaagcgagcacaagcagGGAAAGGGGGTCACAGGACCAAAAccagagaaagcggccaccaagcaacacaagtgtgaacatgctgTTACCTCTAACCATtgttcctgcaggtagaatgggagaaaagaggaggtacttaccatatgagTATAGAGTATAGAGTAACTATGATTTTGGGACTGCGGCAGGACCCCGTagaaaaatctctcctgctctggacagttcctgacacaaggaagcagagagcactggatcaGAATGGAGAGCAtacctcacttcctgcaggatatacagcagctgataagtactggaagacttgagattttttttttttaatagaagtaatttacaaatctgtataacttcttgGCACCAATTGATTCACAGTttttctccttaaagggaatctcatTTGGTTTATGCTTCCTTAataggcagcataaactagtgagagaAATACTGgtcagatcggtgtattacttacatcatttttttCAGCCGTTCTCCAAA is from Dendropsophus ebraccatus isolate aDenEbr1 chromosome 14, aDenEbr1.pat, whole genome shotgun sequence and encodes:
- the LSM12 gene encoding protein LSM12, coding for MAAPGEYFSVGSQVSCRTCQETRLQGEVVAFDYQSKMLALKCPSTSGKPNHADILLLNLQYVSDVEVLNDRTQTPPPLASLNISKLASRARLEKEEKMSQAYAISAGVSVDGQQLFQTIHKTIKDCKWQEKNIIVMEEVVISPPYQVEHCKGKEGSALSHVRKIVEKHFRDLENQKGLQRNAIQPSQKETSTSS